From Gemmatimonadaceae bacterium, the proteins below share one genomic window:
- a CDS encoding helix-hairpin-helix domain-containing protein — protein MDRAGIEELDRLPGIGPALAARIIANRDSAGAYGSLEALQQVKGIGPALAAKLAPYVTFSGLPRPTQSGRPAARRAHP, from the coding sequence GTGGATCGGGCCGGCATCGAAGAGCTCGACCGCCTGCCGGGAATCGGTCCCGCGCTTGCCGCTCGCATTATCGCAAACCGCGACTCAGCAGGCGCTTACGGCTCGCTCGAGGCTCTCCAGCAGGTGAAGGGCATAGGTCCCGCACTGGCCGCAAAACTGGCGCCCTATGTCACCTTCTCGGGCCTGCCTCGTCCTACACAATCGGGCCGACCGGCAGCCCGCCGCGCACATCCTTGA
- a CDS encoding M28 family peptidase, producing the protein MAAAGLALAGLPLVAALACGGGADARPGDAAAANVSTAASEFDADAAMRYVTAQIEFGPRVPGTAAHRAAGDWMVREFGARADTMLVQTWTHTTEDGQRLPMRNVLARFNPAAARRVLYVAHWDSRPRADKEMRAEDRNKPIPGANDGASGVALLLGVADALKANPVAVGVDLLLVDGEDWGSFDTNTDVLLGAKYFATHLPSATYAPEFGVVWDMIGKADARFLYESHSVRAAPEVVQRVWTTAQRLGHGIYFPTREYGPITDDHLPLIEAGLKVIDVIDLDYAYHHTLEDTADKVSRATMQVVGDVALAVLRGL; encoded by the coding sequence ATGGCGGCTGCAGGGCTTGCACTCGCTGGACTGCCCCTCGTGGCGGCGCTGGCCTGCGGTGGCGGCGCGGATGCCCGGCCCGGTGACGCCGCCGCAGCGAATGTCAGCACCGCGGCCAGCGAGTTCGACGCCGACGCGGCGATGCGCTATGTCACCGCGCAGATCGAGTTCGGGCCCCGCGTTCCCGGCACCGCGGCGCACCGCGCGGCCGGTGACTGGATGGTCCGGGAGTTCGGCGCGCGCGCCGACACCATGCTCGTCCAGACCTGGACGCACACGACCGAGGACGGCCAGCGGCTGCCGATGCGCAACGTGCTGGCCCGCTTCAATCCCGCGGCCGCACGACGTGTGCTCTACGTCGCGCACTGGGACAGCCGTCCGCGCGCCGACAAGGAGATGCGCGCCGAGGATCGCAACAAGCCCATTCCCGGCGCCAATGACGGCGCCTCCGGCGTCGCGTTGCTGCTCGGCGTGGCGGACGCGCTGAAGGCGAATCCGGTCGCCGTGGGCGTCGACCTCCTGCTCGTCGACGGCGAGGACTGGGGCAGCTTCGACACGAACACCGACGTGCTGCTGGGCGCCAAGTACTTCGCCACGCATCTCCCCTCGGCGACCTACGCGCCGGAGTTCGGTGTCGTGTGGGACATGATCGGCAAGGCTGACGCGCGCTTCCTGTACGAGTCGCACTCGGTGCGTGCGGCCCCCGAAGTGGTGCAGCGGGTGTGGACCACTGCGCAGCGCCTCGGCCACGGCATCTACTTCCCGACACGGGAGTACGGGCCAATCACCGACGACCACCTGCCGCTGATCGAGGCCGGCCTCAAGGTCATCGACGTGATCGACCTCGACTACGCCTATCACCACACGCTCGAGGACACGGCGGACAAGGTGTCGCGAGCGACGATGCAGGTGGTGGGCGATGTCGCGCTGGCGGTGCTGCGCGGGCTGTAG